One Brassica napus cultivar Da-Ae chromosome C2, Da-Ae, whole genome shotgun sequence DNA window includes the following coding sequences:
- the LOC125582270 gene encoding uncharacterized protein LOC125582270 — MNLCVNSRGGTCFLSSKDTSKDSHTGEYIFNYIDQWIEDIGAAKVVQVVTDNATNNVAAAKMLKQKRPNIFWTGCAAHTIDLMLEGISKLPGIAKIIDQAKAVTIFIYAHHTTLSMMRTCTNNRDIVRPGATRGKAQLMSMFGSDEWHSCKHSKCLKGKNTFDTIMSHGFWSSVNVVLKIFSPLVKVLRLADGEKVPSLGFIYGEIIEAKNSIKEASNHLEKNYQPIFRIIEEKMKDRLDTPLHVAAYFLNPYYFYKDPEIQKRL, encoded by the exons ATGAATTTGTGTGTCAACTCAAGGGGAGGTACATGTTTTCTTTCATCAAAAGACACCTCTAAAGATTCTCACACGGGGGAGTACATCTTCAATTACATTGACCAGTGGATTGAAGATATAGGAGCTGCAAAGGTAGTGCAAGTGGTCACTGATAATGCTACAAACAACGTGGCAGCTGCAAAGATGCTGAAACAAAAGAGACCAAATATATTTTGGACAGGTTGTGCTGCACACACTATAGATCTGATGCTCGAGGGAATTTCTAAGCTTCCGGGAATTGCAAAGATAATTGACCAAGCAAAGGCTGTTACGATCTTTATATATGCTCATCATACAACACTGTCCATGATGAGAACATGTACAAATAACAGAGATATCGTAAGACCAGGAGCAACAAG AGGAAAGGCACAACTGATGAGCATGTTTGGCAGTGATGAGTGGCATAGTTGTAAGCATTCTAAGTGTCTGAAGGGTAAGAATACATTTGACACGATTATGAGTCATGGGTTTTGGAGTAGTGTGAATGTTGTCTTGAAGATCTTCAGCCCTCTGGTGAAGGTTCTAAGGCTGGCTGATGGGGAGAAAGTACCTTCTCTTGGATTCATTTATGGTGAGATTATCGAAGCTAAGAATTCTATCAAAGAAGCTTCAAATCATTTGGAGAAGAACTACCAACCTATCTTTCGAATCATtgaagagaaaatgaaagataGGTTAGATACTCCTTTGCATGTGGCTGCCTACTTTCTCAATCCATATTATTTCTACAAAGATCCAGAAATTCAAAAAAGACTATGA
- the LOC106430246 gene encoding uncharacterized protein LOC106430246: MDNPPTDAPRPLKRNSNDVGWEFGVLCNPKNVDKVKCKLCGKEFAGGIYRMKEHIAHVKGNVSACPVSSKADQEKCKEAILDAKEKKGLKRKHEQELRAEVNINKGSNVEELERELGTLKSPHFQGLIDQYATSINPEASLAAQARQQNIHDAISKEKTHAVRQYCARWMYEENVAFNAIDNESFRLFCEALGQFGPGWVPPS, translated from the coding sequence ATGGACAATCCACCAACAGATGCACCTCGTCCTCTGAAGCGAAATTCAAATGATGTGGGATGGGAATTTGGAGTCTTATGTAATCCAAAAAATGTAGACAAGGTCAAATGCAAGTTGTGTGGAAAAGAATTCGCTGGTGGTATTTATAGAATGAAAGAACACATTGCTCATGTGAAAGGGAATGTCTCAGCCTGTCCTGTATCATCTAAAGCGGATCAAGAGAAGTGTAAGGAGGCAATTCTTGATGCAAAAGAGAAAAAGGGTTTGAAGAGGAAACATGAACAAGAACTGAGGGCAGAAGTGAACATAAACAAAGGCAGCAATGTTGAAGAATTGGAAAGAGAGTTGGGAACTCTTAAAAGTCCTCACTTCCAAGGTCTCATCGATCAGTATGCAACCTCCATAAACCCTGAAGCTTCTTTGGCTGCACAAGCACGACAACAAAATATACATGACGCcatatctaaggagaagacACATGCTGTCCGCCAATACTGTGCTAGATGGATGTATGAAGAAAATGTTGCTTTCAACGCCATTGACAATGAAAGTTTCAGGTTGTTTTGTGAAGCTTTGGGACAGTTTGGACCTGGTTGGGTGCCTCCAAGTTAG